In candidate division WOR-3 bacterium, the genomic window AGTATCTAAAAGCTGCAGCAACATGGTTTGGAATTCTGAAATTTGCACCAAGAGCAGGATCCAAAGGATTGTTCATTCTTCTTAGACAATCTCCCGGAATAGATGGTTGGTCATCAGGATACCCAAGATTTGAAGTATGGTCAGTAACCGCATGGGTGAATTCGTGGGCCACTACATCCCTTGTTGTAAGGTAACTAAAGAGAACATTATTTCCATCACCAAAGTAAAATTTTTTTGAGATGGAGAATAAAAGACATTATTTTAGTCAGTGCCTCTGTGTGCTCCTGCATAAATGGTCGCTCCTCCACCGTCAAAACTATTCCACCCAAACCTGGTTCTGTAATAATCTACAATTTCTCCAAAATACCGATGAATATCAACTTCTGCTTCTTGATTGTCTTTCCTTGGGGTTGTTGTGCTATTAATTCCAGTTATTGTCACTGTCTTCGCTGATATTGGCATCACTGCAATTATTAGTGGTGCCGTCTAAATCACAAGTTCTTATTTCTGGTCCTCCAGAAGACATTCGGATATTGTGAATTAACTTATAGATAGTCCCATCTAGAACAGTACTTAGAGAACCACTTCCTGAATATACACCGACCCCACTTCCAATGTTTCTCAACGCATTTTTATGGATAATTTTACCATTGTGAGTATCTATATAGTAGTGAAGCTCTCTTTCATGCTCTAAGTCATCAATATGAACATTATAAGCGAGATAAGTTTTATCTTTTCGTTGATAAATACAAAGTTTTGGAGAGTACCCTTCTTCGGGCTTCCCATCCTTAGCATCTTTTAGAGCAATTTGAATTGCATCTTCAACTTCGATCTTGGGTTTGGTATCTATCTCAATCTCAGGCTGATACTTATTGGTAAGTAAATTGATTGCACGGTTAGGATCAAATTGGACTCGAGCTATGCCTCCTTCTACTGGTATTCCATTATGCATCTGTTGCATAACAACGCAGGTATTTCCTTTAGAGTCTCTCACCTTTTTTATAAGCTTGAGCTCTTCTTTGGGATCTTTCATTCTTAAGAGCGATTTGTTTTCATCAAGGAATTCAAGGGCTGCTCCTATAATCATTCGTTCGGGCTTTCCTTCAAAAGGCTCGGCAATTTTCCTAGAGATAAAAGCAGATGCTTTTAACTTGTGATCCCATCTCATTCGCAATTTAGAATCCAACTGTCTAAACTTCTTCATAATAAA contains:
- a CDS encoding PepSY domain-containing protein; the protein is MKKFRQLDSKLRMRWDHKLKASAFISRKIAEPFEGKPERMIIGAALEFLDENKSLLRMKDPKEELKLIKKVRDSKGNTCVVMQQMHNGIPVEGGIARVQFDPNRAINLLTNKYQPEIEIDTKPKIEVEDAIQIALKDAKDGKPEEGYSPKLCIYQRKDKTYLAYNVHIDDLEHERELHYYIDTHNGKIIHKNALRNIGSGVGVYSGSGSLSTVLDGTIYKLIHNIRMSSGGPEIRTCDLDGTTNNCSDANISEDSDNNWN